From the Cervus elaphus chromosome 20, mCerEla1.1, whole genome shotgun sequence genome, one window contains:
- the C2CD4D gene encoding C2 calcium-dependent domain-containing protein 4D isoform X1 yields the protein MKEFQLWASTLDLDPLGLLEFGLSAPTPPPHRRRLMWLLEKAGYRVGAAEPRAGWAPSSLFPKRRTPCPLARPCPNVLTPDRIPQFCIPPRLRDPGVAQPHSGGRGLPATCSLPHLAGREGWAFLPESPHTRRRESLFHRPPPTPAGGLPPAPSRLHVSAPDLRLCRAPDSDTASSPDSSPFGSPRPGPDRPRPRSLSRVQAGSADTSPYASRRAGPPTPPLFHLDFLCCQLRPTQESVLHLEPRGGQLRLSAEYPAGPGRLRLRLVSAEGLPRSRAGPGSGGGGCCVVLRLRPRVRPRGQRSRVVKCSTNPIFNEDFFFDGLGPPDLAAHSLRAKVLDRGAGFRRDVLLGECETPLIALLPPLGGGLGPGASLVPAHLSL from the exons ATGAAGGAGTTCCAGCTCTGG GCCTCCACGCTGGACTTGGATCCTCTCGGCCTCTTGGAATTCGGACTTTcagcacccaccccacccccccaccgccgCCGCCTCATGTGGCTCTTGGAGAAAGCTGGCTACAGGGTAGGGGCCGCGGAGCCCAGGGCCGGGTGGGCGCCCTCCAGTTTGTTTCCTAAGCGCCGCACCCCGTGCCCGCTGGCTCGCCCCTGCCCCAACGTCCTCACCCCGGATCGCATCCCGCAGTTCTGCATCCCGCCTCGGCTCCGGGACCCAGGCGTCGCGCAGCCCCACAGCGGCGGGCGCGGCCTCCCCGCGACCTGTTCCCTGCCACACCTGGCGGGCCGCGAAGGCTGGGCCTTCCTACCCGAGAGCCCGCACACGCGCCGGCGCGAGTCCCTGTTCCACCGGCCACCGCCCACCCCCGCCGGCGGGCTGCCCCCCGCGCCGTCCCGGCTGCACGTCTCCGCCCCGGACCTGCGCCTCTGCCGGGCCCCCGACAGCGACACGGCCTCGTCGCCGGATTCGTCGCCCTTCGGCTCGCCGCGGCCAGGCCCCGACCGGCCCCGGCCGCGCTCGCTGTCCCGGGTGCAGGCGGGCTCTGCCGACACCAGCCCGTACGCCTCGCGCCGCGCGGGACCGCCCACGCCGCCCCTCTTCCACCTCGACTTCTTGTGCTGCCAACTGCGGCCGACCCAGGAGAGCGTGCTGCACCTCGAGCCCCGGGGAGGGCAGCTGCGGCTCTCCGCCGAGTACCCGGCCGGGCCCGGGCGGCTGCGGCTGCGCCTGGTGAGCGCCGAGGGCCTGCCGCGGTCTCGGGCCGGCCCtgggagcggcggcggcggctgctgcgTGGTGCTGAGGCTGCGGCCGCGCGTCCGGCCGCGGGGCCAGCGGAGCCGAGTGGTCAAATGCAGCACCAACCCCATCTTCAACGAGGACTTTTTCTTCGATGGGCTCGGCCCGCCGGACCTGGCCGCCCACAGTCTGAGGGCCAAGGTGCTGGACAGGGGCGCAGGATTCCGCAGGGACGTGCTGCTGGGGGAGTGTGAGACGCCCCTGATTGCCCTGCTGCCGCCCTTGGGTGGTGGGCTCGGTCCCGGGGCCTCCCTGGTGCCTGCCCATCTCAGCCTGTAG
- the C2CD4D gene encoding C2 calcium-dependent domain-containing protein 4D isoform X2 gives MWLLEKAGYRVGAAEPRAGWAPSSLFPKRRTPCPLARPCPNVLTPDRIPQFCIPPRLRDPGVAQPHSGGRGLPATCSLPHLAGREGWAFLPESPHTRRRESLFHRPPPTPAGGLPPAPSRLHVSAPDLRLCRAPDSDTASSPDSSPFGSPRPGPDRPRPRSLSRVQAGSADTSPYASRRAGPPTPPLFHLDFLCCQLRPTQESVLHLEPRGGQLRLSAEYPAGPGRLRLRLVSAEGLPRSRAGPGSGGGGCCVVLRLRPRVRPRGQRSRVVKCSTNPIFNEDFFFDGLGPPDLAAHSLRAKVLDRGAGFRRDVLLGECETPLIALLPPLGGGLGPGASLVPAHLSL, from the coding sequence ATGTGGCTCTTGGAGAAAGCTGGCTACAGGGTAGGGGCCGCGGAGCCCAGGGCCGGGTGGGCGCCCTCCAGTTTGTTTCCTAAGCGCCGCACCCCGTGCCCGCTGGCTCGCCCCTGCCCCAACGTCCTCACCCCGGATCGCATCCCGCAGTTCTGCATCCCGCCTCGGCTCCGGGACCCAGGCGTCGCGCAGCCCCACAGCGGCGGGCGCGGCCTCCCCGCGACCTGTTCCCTGCCACACCTGGCGGGCCGCGAAGGCTGGGCCTTCCTACCCGAGAGCCCGCACACGCGCCGGCGCGAGTCCCTGTTCCACCGGCCACCGCCCACCCCCGCCGGCGGGCTGCCCCCCGCGCCGTCCCGGCTGCACGTCTCCGCCCCGGACCTGCGCCTCTGCCGGGCCCCCGACAGCGACACGGCCTCGTCGCCGGATTCGTCGCCCTTCGGCTCGCCGCGGCCAGGCCCCGACCGGCCCCGGCCGCGCTCGCTGTCCCGGGTGCAGGCGGGCTCTGCCGACACCAGCCCGTACGCCTCGCGCCGCGCGGGACCGCCCACGCCGCCCCTCTTCCACCTCGACTTCTTGTGCTGCCAACTGCGGCCGACCCAGGAGAGCGTGCTGCACCTCGAGCCCCGGGGAGGGCAGCTGCGGCTCTCCGCCGAGTACCCGGCCGGGCCCGGGCGGCTGCGGCTGCGCCTGGTGAGCGCCGAGGGCCTGCCGCGGTCTCGGGCCGGCCCtgggagcggcggcggcggctgctgcgTGGTGCTGAGGCTGCGGCCGCGCGTCCGGCCGCGGGGCCAGCGGAGCCGAGTGGTCAAATGCAGCACCAACCCCATCTTCAACGAGGACTTTTTCTTCGATGGGCTCGGCCCGCCGGACCTGGCCGCCCACAGTCTGAGGGCCAAGGTGCTGGACAGGGGCGCAGGATTCCGCAGGGACGTGCTGCTGGGGGAGTGTGAGACGCCCCTGATTGCCCTGCTGCCGCCCTTGGGTGGTGGGCTCGGTCCCGGGGCCTCCCTGGTGCCTGCCCATCTCAGCCTGTAG